Proteins from a genomic interval of Micromonospora sp. NBC_00389:
- a CDS encoding SAM-dependent methyltransferase produces the protein MASLESELAAKLQPDVPHAARIWNYWMGGKDNFQSDRAAGDGVAEVYPEIVLMAQQSRRFLVRAVRFLAAEAGIRQFLDIGTGLPTMQNTHAVAQEVAPESRIVYVDNDPMVLVHARALLANTTSEGVTNYVPADYHDPEKILTEAAATLDFSQPIAVMYMGVMGYEPDINVVRSIVQQTMNATASGSHLVLWDGTDTSPAVVSGAARLAESGGVPYILRSPQELASCFEGLTMVRPGLVPIPLWRPDEPDAQAIDAYGAVARKP, from the coding sequence ATGGCTAGCCTGGAATCCGAACTCGCCGCGAAGCTTCAGCCCGACGTGCCGCACGCGGCACGGATCTGGAACTACTGGATGGGCGGCAAGGACAACTTCCAGTCCGACCGGGCGGCCGGTGACGGTGTGGCCGAGGTCTACCCGGAGATCGTCCTCATGGCGCAGCAGTCCCGCCGGTTCCTGGTGCGAGCCGTACGATTCCTGGCCGCCGAGGCCGGCATCCGCCAGTTCCTGGACATCGGCACCGGCCTGCCCACCATGCAGAACACCCACGCGGTCGCCCAGGAGGTCGCGCCCGAGTCGCGGATCGTCTACGTGGACAACGACCCGATGGTGCTCGTGCACGCCCGGGCACTGCTGGCCAACACGACCTCCGAGGGCGTCACCAACTACGTGCCCGCCGACTACCACGACCCCGAGAAGATTCTCACCGAGGCGGCGGCGACGCTGGACTTCAGCCAGCCCATCGCCGTGATGTACATGGGCGTGATGGGCTACGAGCCCGACATCAACGTCGTGCGATCGATCGTCCAGCAGACGATGAACGCCACCGCCTCCGGCAGCCACCTGGTGCTGTGGGACGGCACCGACACCAGCCCGGCGGTGGTCTCCGGCGCTGCGCGGCTGGCCGAGAGCGGGGGTGTCCCGTACATCCTGCGCAGCCCCCAGGAGCTGGCGAGCTGCTTCGAAGGGCTGACAATGGTAAGGCCCGGCCTGGTGCCGATCCCGCTGTGGCGGCCGGACGAGCCCGACGCACAGGCAATCGACGCGTACGGCGCAGTGGCCCGCAAGCCCTGA
- a CDS encoding helix-turn-helix domain-containing GNAT family N-acetyltransferase has product MRSEFVAAVRRFNRTVTQRVGALDDEYMASGRPLAQARLLWEISPDGAEVAALRARLGLDSGYLSRLLRALENDGLVTVGPADQPGGDARVRVAALTGAGQAEWAKLDERSDEFASAILAPLTEPHRERLVAAMAQVERLLIASMVVIEPCPPGDPRARACVRAYARDINRRFDGGFDPALSNPVHDEELIPPAGVFLLATLNSEPVGCGAVKLHPDAPAEIKRVWVADTVRGLGIGRRILRDLERYAGERGWTTTRLDTNRNLTEAIAMYHAAGYQEIEPYNNEHFAHHWFEKKLDGPGLPGEQPPQRTNSRRESRRDP; this is encoded by the coding sequence GAATACATGGCCTCCGGACGCCCCCTCGCGCAGGCCCGGCTGCTGTGGGAGATCAGCCCCGACGGCGCCGAGGTGGCCGCGCTACGGGCCCGACTCGGGCTGGACTCGGGTTACCTCAGCCGGCTGCTGCGTGCCCTGGAAAACGACGGGCTCGTCACCGTCGGACCGGCCGACCAGCCCGGCGGCGACGCACGGGTACGGGTCGCCGCGCTCACCGGAGCCGGGCAGGCGGAGTGGGCCAAGCTCGACGAGCGCTCCGACGAGTTCGCCTCGGCTATCCTCGCACCGCTCACCGAGCCACACCGCGAACGGCTCGTCGCGGCGATGGCCCAGGTCGAGCGGCTGCTCATCGCGTCGATGGTGGTCATCGAGCCCTGCCCGCCAGGCGACCCCCGCGCCCGGGCATGCGTGCGCGCCTACGCCCGGGACATCAACCGGCGGTTCGACGGCGGGTTCGATCCGGCACTCAGCAACCCCGTCCACGACGAGGAGCTCATCCCGCCCGCCGGCGTGTTCCTACTCGCCACCCTCAACTCCGAGCCCGTCGGCTGCGGCGCGGTCAAACTCCACCCCGACGCACCCGCCGAGATCAAACGGGTCTGGGTGGCAGACACCGTGCGCGGGCTCGGCATCGGCCGGCGGATACTGCGCGACCTGGAGCGGTACGCCGGCGAGCGGGGCTGGACCACCACCCGGCTGGACACGAATCGAAATCTCACCGAAGCGATCGCGATGTACCACGCCGCCGGGTACCAGGAGATCGAGCCGTACAACAACGAGCACTTCGCGCACCACTGGTTCGAAAAGAAGCTTGATGGGCCAGGGCTGCCGGGAGAACAACCACCTCAGCGGACGAACTCGAGGCGGGAATCACGCCGCGATCCGTGA
- a CDS encoding PPC domain-containing DNA-binding protein, translated as MRKTELADGGRRVVVVAVDKGEDAVAAIHQAATQSDIRGARVTAVGGFHSAEVGYFDRERRDYVRIPVDEQVEVLSLLGDIADDRGKIALHVHTVLGRRDGTTVGGHLMRGEVWPTLEVILTEVGASLTKQVDPETGLALLPATTYGPPSAA; from the coding sequence ATGAGAAAGACCGAGCTGGCCGACGGTGGCCGGCGGGTCGTGGTGGTCGCTGTGGACAAGGGCGAGGACGCGGTGGCCGCCATCCACCAGGCGGCAACCCAGAGCGATATCCGCGGCGCGCGGGTCACCGCTGTCGGCGGGTTCCACTCGGCCGAGGTGGGCTACTTCGACCGCGAGAGGCGTGACTACGTCCGCATCCCCGTGGACGAACAGGTCGAGGTCCTGTCTCTGCTGGGCGACATCGCGGATGACCGGGGCAAGATCGCCCTGCACGTGCACACCGTCCTCGGCCGCCGGGACGGCACGACCGTCGGCGGGCACCTCATGCGGGGTGAGGTCTGGCCGACGCTGGAGGTCATCCTCACCGAGGTCGGCGCCAGCCTCACCAAACAGGTTGATCCAGAGACCGGCCTCGCCCTGCTCCCGGCAACCACCTACGGGCCACCATCCGCTGCATGA